In the Ranitomeya imitator isolate aRanImi1 chromosome 2, aRanImi1.pri, whole genome shotgun sequence genome, TGCAACGCACTTCACACACAACTGCACACTTGATGGGGGGCATACATTTCCGGTAAAGTGCCAGGACGATCTAGAGCAACAGCTCGCCCACGACTATCGCCCTCCAGCACTATACATATCTGTCATTTTTCTCTCTTGTCAGCTCTCAGGTTGTTGCTGCAATTGATAAGATCGTCCAAGAGGTTTTGGAGAGCCTTTCTAAAGATGAAGCCCCTGCTCTCACAGTGGAAAACAGATCAAACTGGAACAACATTGAGTAAGTCTAAGAAAACATaagtgcaaaaaatgcaaaatgaTGAAATCGCAGTTACCATGTGTCCTGACTAGAGATAAAGGATCGTTACACGCAGAGTGCACTGACCTGGATCGGGGTTGCGTGTAGCGGTTAGCTAATGTCTGGTTCTGACATTTTCATAGACACATGTCCAACTGTTCTTGTCCAGGTTTACGGAATTGGTTGGATTGCAAATGGCTAAAAATTGCACAACTCGAAAAGTCAGAAGTGACTGTCCAAAGTCTGCTCAGCGGTTTGGTAAGATCCTAAGGACATGTTTTATTAAGCTTATTATTAGCACATATTAAACTGaaactgtcattttaatttttatttcataaattaacagtgcaaatgaaaataagtaaccttgtaatatatcttatcagataaatctgcttcatTGTTCTAATGGACTGATCATTCCCACTCAATTCAGGGATGAAATCAGTATTCAATGAAGCCAGACtttcctattactgagataggaggtgaTACTTGGTGTTTTTAAGATTCGGTGGAGGAGGTAgaagaaggcacagacattctgctgcaagttctctagAAATGACGtttacaatttaaccccttcacgacctatgaTGCTGAGTCTGCATGTTTAACACACGTAAACCGAATACACGTCACTAGCTCTGCCCATCGAcgccccgtcacatgatcacggggggccgatgggttggcatgacaacccaaggTCTGCAAGAGATCCCTGTGGTTGTCTTTGCTGTGGCTggcattcatagtagatgatcaattctgctacacatagcagggctgaaaaTCAGAAGATCACagattcaagtctcctaaggagactattgaagcaagtgaaaagtttaaaaaaaaaagtttttaaaaatattttttaataatataaaagttcaaatcacataaaacaataataaaatgcacatatttggtcttACCGAGTTCAGAAAAGCCcaaactatcaaaatataaaaagaaaaataatccgATCGTGAAACGGCGTAATgataaaaaatcaaaacgccaaaatttgtTTTTTCTCCTATTTCCAAAAGCCATCTTTTTTTTTCTATCCCCATTACcatatcagggcttgtttttttttaggACCAAGATGTAGATTTGAATGTCATCTATAATAATTTTACCATATATAATTTACTGGAGAGCGGGGAAAAAATCCAGTGCAGTGAAATAGTGAAAAATACACTATTTGGCAATTGTTTATAGGGTTTTATTTTTATTGCGTTCATTATACAGTAAAAATGAcccgtaaggctggtttcacacttgcgtttcaaaacgcatgcgttttaaaaaaaaaacgcatggtgaaaaaacgcatgtaaacgcgtgcaaacgctgcgtttttttgacgcatgcgtttttgcatgtggtgaaaaaaactgcgttttgacgcgtttacatgcgttttttcatgcgtttgcattttttaaacgcatgctgagatatgtgtgacagctgccaatcatcaaaataaagtaaaaaacccattataaacagaaatagttaggggtagggttaggggtagggatcatatagAGAAGGGGTATGTAACCAGCTCACcagtaatcaccgcaggtgcacggaactccgctgcagacaGGCGAAATGTTCATACTTGAAGAAAAGGAtcacagttccagctccttaaaacgattagtttattaagttcaaaatataaaatccaaatatccAAAGTGAGTAAACTCCCAACGGTTGGTGCTAAGATAGCGAAGACTgactggcaacgcgtttcgatcacattgatctttatccgagccacctcggataaagatcaatgtgatcgaaacgcgttgccagtcAGTCTTCGCTATCTTAGCACCAACCGTTGGGAGTTTACTCACTTTggatatttggattttatattttgaacttaataaactaatcgttttaaggagctggaactgtgatccttttcttcaagtagggatcataaccctaacgggatcctaaacctaaccctacccctaaccctaaccctaaagggatcttaaccctaaccctacccctaaccctaagcctaaagggatcctaaccctaaccctaaaaggattagggttagggatagggttaggatccctttagggttagggttggggttaggatccctttatcacctttatggtggggggtggcatatcagtgttttctgtttgtttgttttttataaaaacgcatgcgtttttaacgcaaacaaacgcatgtgcttaaaaacgcatgcgtttacatagacatcaataggtttttttgccgcgaaaaaacgcatgcgtttttttgcggccaaaaaaacgccgcaaaaattactacatgttgcatttctgcaacacaacgcatgcagagtaaaaacgcatgtgttgcaaaaacgcgtcaaaacgcatgcaaaaaacgcatgcgtttttaatgttaaatatagggggaaaaacgcaagcctttttttcctttttgtaccgcaaaaacgccaaaaaaaccccgcaaatgtgaaaccagcctaacatgatTTTCTAGTTCAGTATGATTTTGCGGAACCAAAACTTACATAGTTATATTCTTTATTTCAGTGATTGAAAAAATAATTGAagtttgcaaaattttaaaatgtatGGTTTGTCACCAatttctgacatttttattgataagtTTGGGTGCAAAACAACTTTTTGATaactttatattttatttttgaggggggggggggggaattgctgCAACCAAAAAGgggcaattctggcatttcaatttttcttGGCAAtagcaaatttttattttatttttatttacattttgctGTGTActaaaaaaaattgggaaatgtaTTAAATATTTTTGTTTGTGTcgccatttttattgataccatttttggatacgtgacattttgatcgctttttattgcattttgtagGATATTGCTGTTACTGAAAAAGGGCAGTTCTGGTGTTTTAATCATTTTCTTCCCATTTCAGAGTATGGAATAAATATTTCTAGATTTTATTACATCAAGCAATTACACATATAGAATTaccaaatttattttattttttacgttTGGTGAAAAGGGGTAATTTAAAATTGTTTATAtactttaaaatatatattttttcatttttaattagttcccttagaggacttgaacctgcaatacaCTTCAattcattagtagtgatgagcgagcgctcttggataaggtgttatccgagcatgctcgagtgctaatagtgtcttcggcgtgctcaaataataagtTCGAGTCACCGTGGCTGCatgtccctgcatgtgttgtggctgttgaacagccgtgagacatgcagccagcAGCCACTGGGACTCAAacttattatttgagcacgccaaagacactattcgtactcgagcatgctcagataacaccttatctatgcatgctcgctcatcactattcattagtATTCCATTAGATTGTGAAATAGACATTCTCCTTTGAAGCCAAGGCTGAAATCCATAGGATAGCTCACATGACAAACATAGGGTCATTCAGAAGGCCATGGCAACCAGTTGGCACACTGGAATTGTGTCAAACAGGGTGTCAGTGGCCATCAGAAGTGACAGCTGCCATATTGAAGACTTTTAAATGCCAATGTCATACTTTACATGAAGCTAAACTGATATTATTGTATCTAACATCAGTTACTGTTGGGTACCCAAAGAACAGACCGCCGTGGATATATAtatctttaggccatgttcacacagtgcgttttttactccgatgccccccccagtgctccgatgccccccccccgtgccctaatctcccccccttatacttacccggcgtcccggtgtccgtccggccgtcttctccctgggcgccgccatcttgcaaaatggcgggcgcatgcgcagtgcgcccgccgaatctgccggccggcagattcgctccaaagtgcattttgatcactgagatataacctatctcagtgatcaaaataaaaaaatagtaaatgacaccccccccactttgtcacccccattggtagggacaataaaaaaaattaagaatttttttttttttcactaaggttagaatagggttaggggtagggttagggttagggttagggttagaaaactgcataaaaaaaaaaggatcaaaaaacgcatcaaaaaacgcatcaaaaaaggaccaaaaaaaggacctgcgttttctgccaagagctgcagttttttaaaaaaacagtcctgaaaaaaaaaggatggaaatcctgaacgtgtgaacatacccttataggacCTATATATCTGACCCATCTGCAGAtgagggcccaggtccaaattttgcaatgGGGCTCataggactctagttacgccactcttTTGGGTGGATTATTTTGCATAACACCCCTTTACATATACAATAAATTAGCAATGCCACCAGACGCACTATATTCACATGTATCAATAATCGAATTATTTCTCTAACCTCAGCCCTGACCATGAAAATCTTGTCTGTGATCTACAAACTTGTGCACACCGACACATACGCCACCAAGAGGTAGGTTCACGACTTGCATAGATGTATGTTTGTTCATCACTGGCATTGGGGAGGGAACAAAGGTTGCAGTCACCCCCGGACCACCTAATGCTTAGAtcatttattttagtttttatttatttcTGCCAGGGACATTTTTTATGAAAACGTTCAGCTTTATGGCAGCCAGACTACTGTGGACAATATAGTGACCGATATCTCCTGCATGCTGAAGATCCCGAGAAGAAGCTTACACATTGTATGTTCTCAGATACGCTCTACTTCATTTCTATTAATTTATTATTGATTTTAAGAAACATCAAAAGTTGTTATTAAATGTCAGTATTGATTTGTATCACAGCTTTCCACATCGAAGGGCTGTGTGGCTGGCAACCTGCTATACATAGAGCAAGACGGGACCAAAGTGGACTGCAGCTTTAACACCTCTGTAAGGACTTCATACAGTCATTGCTTTCAGTAGCAGAGCGCTAAGAGCTTCAAAGTTAGTCATTTGAGGGATTGTCTCAACTTCTTAAATCGGTAAAATAATAAAGTGCTTGTTAAAGCAtgaaactttgcaatttacctcttattaaaaaatattttttgctctcAGGAACAAAGCAATTTTTAATGTTATAGTTTAATTCTCATTGCCTAGGTTACTGGCAAACTCTGCAGTCTATCAGAGTTGGACGGTCTGCTAGACAAGGAGCGtaatgcttacaagctctttccaatAAAGCTTGCAAGCACTACACTGAAGCTGGCTGGATCGCTGGATCTGTCCAACTTTAGTGCCCATGTTTCTCCCATGCTGCAGAGGCAGAGCTGCTCCAGTTTGTAGCATCCCAGATGCCCAACCATACCGCTAGTCAGAACTGTCAGTCATCAGGAGCACTTTGCCACCCCCCTAACCTGGCTATCAGGAAGCTAGGGGGAACATGAACATAAGATAACCTCTTTAATCCTCTGGGAGGGGTATGAGGCCAGAGTTGTTGGACTTTAGAATAAAAACTCTTCATATTCCCAGTATTTGTCTTCTATTATGAAAAACTAACACACCTCCTTGGCATTATAGGGAGTCCTGGTGCCATCAAATGTGGAAGGAGTCACAAGTATCCTTTATGCTACAAATGGGAAAATGAAACACTGAACACGAATAGCAAGACCTATTCTAGCAGTTTCCTATAGACTGAAGTAATGATGAAGCTTCTCTTTATATAAGGGCTGATGCAGATGTCCGTGAAACACTGTCAGAATGTGGAacacaatgcacagactggccgtgGGTGTCCTGACCAAAGTGTAGCAGTCTCATAGAAATATATGTAGCTGCTACACTCAGGATGGGATTCACGAGGCCAGTCCATGCCTAGCGGTCTATGCTTGTGTAATagaatgcaggtactgagtatgtcaccacagaacagacagaccaacagttgaggggtttaataacaggaatcaggttctcctcacagggaggaagcagtggGATATAACTAGCAATAAACAGTGCAAaagtatgggagtcaaacagtgtaacagaattaagcagggtTTCTTaagaaaaagaacacttatcagtctgatgaggacttgcttgaagggtcatcttctccaatgtaggcgccgagaaacagcggcacttgtcgtccctctgttgtccgtgggctgagtggtctctaggagcccgctgcctggggtttcgggagttaatgtgatatgcacaggctctgagtctttagcttttacagcacagcctatcccgggaaaacgatggtcagtctattaagtctctcaacaggaatcaaggGATCTGCACTGACACCGTGGGTACCAgggatcacagtctctgtactgataccgtgggtaccaggggatcacagtctctgcacgggccaatgtctctgcacgggtctcaaagcgcccctctccagtcacagcagagtccgctttcatgtactcacaagctgCAATCTTTCTGGGCAatatccctgtatttgtcctctgaccgggagctctctctctctcggtgcgcagctgcgccctgctctgaccgctgctcacgctcctCTGTCCCTTGCGCACGTGCCTTtctcgctctctgcccggctttctTCCTGTTCCAGTCTCTAAGTctctaaccgcccccagactctttttgtgcttcacctccttacacttgGACCGTGTTGCATAGATGTCTGCTTGAGCCCTAAGAGGGACAGATAAGTGTTCATTGCCATCTTTCTGGTTGTCTCAACATAGCCAACCTGCAGtgaagactaagggtatgtgcacacgctgcggattactctgcggatttttccagacagattttggtaaatctgcaggtaaaccgcactgcggatttcctgcggaattaccgcaattttttttgcggattttgtgcggattccacctgcggttttacaccttcggattcctattatggagcaggtgtaaaacgctgcgaaatccgcacaaagaattgacatgctgcggaataaacaatgctatgTTTCTGTGcgggtttttccgcagcatgtgcactgcggattttgttttctataggtttacatggtgctgtaaactcatggaaaactgctgtgaatccgcagcggccaatctactgcggatccacagcaaaatccgcaagtgTGCAGCACATACCCTAACATTTACAGAGACACAAAGGGAGGAAAACAATGGAAGAGCGAAAATGTAGCTTTTATATAAACTTTTTATATCTTATAGCCATGTGAGAAGTTTTGACTAGTAGGGGACAGGTTCTAAATGACCCAATGATCAGTAAAACAAAGGGACTGAAGCATACAGCTTATAATTGAGCAATATATAGACTCATTTCAGCGATCCTTGGGGGTCTCAAGACCCAAATTCCCCTCAAGTCAAAACTTCTGACTTTGTGACTAATCACAtggcaaaacttttttttaatgttttgatgcTCTATAATTGACTTAGCGGCTTTGTTTTAAGTTTTGTGGTATTCCATTCCCCCATGAGCACACTAATGGCCATCTGAGAGGTTTTCAACTAGCATCTTTCACCAAGATAATGCAGAAATTGGCAAATTAactattaaagaagttgtcctctACTTTATCatagatgacctatcctaaggctaGATCATCGATGTGTGACCGATCGGGGTCGTACACCCAGCACCCCGGTTGATCAGCTGTTCTCTATGTCGGCAGCCTCCAGCCAGAAATGCTCAACTGCGGAGCTGTtcagtcttctgatagtggccactgcagtttactgcacatccgcctcctgtTCAAATCAATAGGATGCATTTGTACAGTACCCTGCTGCCGCCATTATCAAAAGACATGACAGCGTCACAATTTAGTATTTCTGCCCGCCGCCCCCAAAACTTGGAACAGCTGATCTGCTGTGGTGTTGGGTGTCGCAAccgaaccaatcagacattgatgataaagtagtggacaacctctttcagTGCATGAGAAAAAAATATTACTGTATCCATATATTTACTCTTTAACATATAAGATTTGAGAACCTCCGCTCGCTTCGTCCTTATTATAGAAAAAGATGCAACATTTCAAAGGCTTCTTGATGACGACTTTTGTGGAAAGTGTGGCCCTTGTATTCTTATTACGGTAAGAGTGCACCACTGTTAGTATGATCGCCCTCCAAAGGCAGTAAGAAACCTGTTCAATGTTATTTTCTCTTCTTAGGGGAAAGGAGTGCCGGATCTAAACACCAGGCTCTTCGTACGAAAGTTGTGGAACACTTTTCAGATCCCTATATTCACTTTGGTTGATGCCGATCCTCATGGTATGATTTTTACAAAGTAAATAATTACAGTATATCAGGGGAACAGCCAAGACAATTTACGCAATTGTCTGACGATTGATTGACGAGTCAGCGACTGCTGTCACTACTAGGTCGGATATTAGGGTGCTTACAGTGAACGTATGGTATATAAATATCAtccgattccaacacatggaatatatgtatactCCGATACGGTCAACGCCAAGCTTCTCAATTACCCACAAAAAAATAGAtcccaccaccaatcatttatacaggccgaatggacacctgttacaggtagattatggcttcaggggtgcagtttatagagcaagaggaacggagc is a window encoding:
- the SPO11 gene encoding meiotic recombination protein SPO11; translated protein: MKPANRTPERKITIQPYCKLMRNTWTFIEPYCFLMAFVQSPEFFQCVDEHLASLLRAIQRSERQNPEVKEIKQEPITSSQVVAAIDKIVQEVLESLSKDEAPALTVENRSNWNNIEFTELVGLQMAKNCTTRKVRSDCPKSAQRFALTMKILSVIYKLVHTDTYATKRDIFYENVQLYGSQTTVDNIVTDISCMLKIPRRSLHILSTSKGCVAGNLLYIEQDGTKVDCSFNTSGVLVPSNVEGVTNLRTSARFVLIIEKDATFQRLLDDDFCGKCGPCILITGKGVPDLNTRLFVRKLWNTFQIPIFTLVDADPHGIEIMCIYKYGSVSMSFEAHNLTVPSIAWLGLLPSDIERLHVPSEALIPLSALDQRKLLSLQKRPYLSCQPLWKQELDIMTSRKMKAEIQALTSLSPTFLTNVYLPNKLEYGGWI